A genome region from Equus caballus isolate H_3958 breed thoroughbred chromosome 19, TB-T2T, whole genome shotgun sequence includes the following:
- the PTX3 gene encoding pentraxin-related protein PTX3, translated as MHLPAILFCVLWSVVSAENSDDYELMYVNLDNEIDNGLHPTEDPTPCDCRREDSEWDKLFTMLENSQMREGMLLQATDDVLRGELQRLREELGRLAGRLAGPCAPAAPAEAGLARALAELQQESRDAGRRLARLEGAALEELRQTRADLRALQAGAAPRWLPAGCETAVLFPMRSKKIFGSVHPARPLRLESFSACIWVKATDVLNKTILFSYGTKRNPYEIQLYLSSQSIVFVVGGEESKLVADTVVSLGRWTHLCSTWNSEKGRTSLWVDGELVASTVEMATGHVVPEGGILQIGQEKNGCCVGGGFDETLAFSGRLTGFNIWDHVLSNEEIRETGGAESCHIRGNVVGWGVTEIQPHGGAQYVS; from the exons ATGCATCTCCCTGCGATTCTGTTTTGTGTTCTCTGGTCTGTAGTGTCGGCCGAGAACTCGGACGATTATGAGCTCATGTATGTGAACTTGGACAACGAAATAGACAATGGACTCCATCCCACCGAGGACC CCACGCCGTGCGACTGCCGCCGGGAGGACTCCGAGTGGGACAAGCTCTTCACCATGCTGGAGAACTCGCAGATGCGGGAGGGCATGCTGCTGCAGGCCACTGACGACGTGCTGCGCGGCGAGCTGCAGAGGCTGCGGGAGGAGCTGGGCCGGCTGGCCGGCCGCCTGGCGGGGCCGTGCGCGCCCGCGGCCCCCGCGGAGGCCGGGCTGGCCCGCGCGCTGGCCGAGCTGCAGCAGGAGAGCCGGGACGCGGGCCGGCGGCTGGCGCGCCTGGAGGGCGCGGCGCTCGAGGAGCTGCGGCAGACGCGCGCCGACCTGCGCGCCCTGCAGGCCGGGGCGGCCCCGCGCTGGCTGCCCGCAG GTTGTGAAACAGCGGTTTTGTTCCCAATGCGTTCCAAGAAGATTTTTGGAAGCGTGCATCCGGCGAGACCACTGAGGCTTGAGTCTTTTAGTGCCTGCATTTGGGTCAAAGCCACAGACGTATTAAACAAAACCATCCTGTTTTCCTATGGCACAAAGAGGAATCCATATGAGATCCAGCTGTACCTCAGCTCCCAGTCCATAGTGTTTGTGGTGGGTGGAGAGGAGAGCAAGCTGGTCGCTGATACTGTGGTTTCCCTGGGGAGGTGGACCCATCTGTGCAGCACCTGGAATTCAGAGAAAGGGCGCACGTCCTTGTGGGTAGACGGTGAACTGGTGGCTTCCACTGTCGAGATGGCCACAGGTCATGTTGTCCCCGAGGGAGGAATCCTGCAGATCGGCCAAGAAAAGAACGGCTGCTGTGTGGGTGGTGGCTTTGATGAAACATTAGCCTTTTCTGGAAGACTCACAGGCTTCAATATCTGGGATCATGTTCTCAGCAATGAAGAGATAAGGGAGACCGGAGGAGCAGAGTCTTGTCACATCCGGGGAAATGTTGTTGGGTGGGGAGTCACAGAGATTCAGCCACACGGAGGAGCTCAGTATGTTTCATAA